ATTGGAAGGACTACTATTTTTTGTTCGCTTTCCTAAGCAGTCAGACTTTCTGACCAGATGGTAATTAGAGGCGCCGAATCCTCcagagctcaagaaatacaagagccgcTCGGACTACCTTCACACAACTTCTTGCTTAGCCAATCAGAAGTATCATATACACAAGTTACTGCTGGAGGGTGTTCTATACATGTTCGGCCTGAGCCCAATCAGCACAAGACTTCCGTGTAGCCTAGGTACACTCATTCTTGGCCTAACTTttaaatctaactgatttcttcctTTATTTTGCAGGCAAAGTAATGTTGCGTGCTCGTCTGGCCGATAAAGTCAAGCTTGTGGACGCTGAGATTAATGCGGCGGTCGTGGATGAGTTGGAGAGCCGCAGTTTATGGTCGATCGACTCGCAAGAAGACCCGCTCGGAGAGAGTGAGGGAGTGCCTGCACTAGTGGGTGAAGGGATAGCTAGCCGGACGCCCAGCGATGGAGCGGTTGGTGCACctaatgttggttagtcctaagaaaatcataccgattccactgtacaaatttttttttgtacaagtgtcgaacctttccttaaataacctattgtgttctttagaagttaaattaggaatcgcagacggaacttaacatcattgattccaaatttaacttatctattcttaatggtttagatttgaattgcaagcggaacttaacactattgattcaaatctacctaagttattaattccataaatattaatttctaaaattggcttccaggactacatggcgaggcacatgaccttcttggatatgggagcaaccaccaccgcctaggcaaagccttttaaggaaagctaatatttatttccttaaataactctaggttaaccaaaaagaacaatcgaatcacaaattcaaaaaagaagaaaaacacaaattcgaaaaactattttgaaaaactatttcgaaaaactctagaatcatatgcctcttgtgtttggtatttccataaataactatacaaagaaaactagtatgatgcggaaaataattactagttatacctttctttgtaagcaaaaataacctcttgatcttctaccgtattcctcttctaacctcggacgttgtgtgggcaacgatcttccgagacgagaaccaccaagcaccttcttcttccttctaggtttcggccaccacaattttccaagagaagtagaggtccgaccaccaccaccaagctccaagggatgcaagaaacaaaaaaaacctttctctccttcttctcctagctagaaccggccaccatcaagagctccaagaggggttgccgccggccacaagaagaagagaagagggagaagctagggccggtcaccaaggaggaaaagagaggaaaagaataatagagtcgttcacccatgaaggcacctctaccccctcttttataatcattggtcttggcaaataaggaaattttaataaaaacttccttaattcttttgccatgaaaaaaaaattattttaatcaaaaacaattttcttcttttaataataatggtcgaccaccacaagctataaacaaggagagttttaattaattaaaacttcctaatttgtctccaataattttaatccctttatgattggttagtaaaaaggaaattttataaattaaaatctttcttttaaacatgtggataaaaagaaagttatctctaaaaattaaaatctcttttaatctacaaataaggaaagatatcaaatcttttcttaatcttttgtagaaacttataaaagagaatatttaatttttaaactctcttttaaattatgaacatggttaaaaaggaaagttttctcaaaattaaaatctatacctttcaatctacaaataaggaaagatttcaaatcttttcttaatcttttgtagaaagctataaaaggaaagatttaaattttaaactctcttttaaaaacatgatatccacataagaaataattttaattaaaaataaattcccttttaatatggccggccaatcaagcttgggctccaagctatggccggccaattaacttggctcaacctttgggtcttggccggccctagcttgggttccaagctagcttggccggccaccaaagagtgggtaagaaggtgggtatatggtaggtataaatttctatatacaagaggctacgatagggactgagaggaggaattggttttggtctcccgatgaaattaagtatcccgtgttcgctccgaacacttaacttaatttcatcaataataattcattccactaaagaactattattgaactactgcaccaatctcaaattacatgttgggctcattcttattatgagtgtgttagactcactgtgtttaagataatgaatgcccactaattaaatgagttactgacaactcacttaattaatatcttagttcaagagtagtaccactcaaccttatcatcatgtcagactaagtccacctgcagggtttaacatgacaatccttatgagctcctcttggggtcattctcaacctagattactaggacacaaattccttctataatcaataacacacactataagtgatatcatttctcaacttatcgggcttattgatttatcgaactaaatctcacccattgataaattaaagaaataaatatcaaatatatgtgcttgttattatattaggattaagagcacacacttccataataactaaggtctagttcttttatcaagtcagtataaaaagaacttacctaaaatagtcctactcaatacacttaagagtgtactagtataatttattagtcaagataaactaatacctaattacactatgactattccaatggtttgttcctttccatcttagtcgtgagcaactgtttataatttataaagaactgataacataatcttctgtgtgtgacaccacacaccatgttatctacaatataaattaattgaacaacaacatttatcataaatgtagatatttgaccaatgtgattcttattttctagataaatgtttataccaaaagctagacttttagtatacactctaacacctaatCCTCCCCCCACTCGGCTGCCGATGATTTCGGTTGAGGGGACATCAGACTCGGTCTCTTCTGGAGAGCCATTGATAAGCCGCAAGAGGCGTCGGGCGGAGGCTACATCCCGCTCCGCTTCCTCTGTTGTGCGGACACCCATCAGAACTAGCCCGCGCCTTCCTTCCGCCGAGCGGGTTGAAACCTCAACGCCAGCTCCCGCCACGGTGACTGTTCCCCTTACATCATCTGATCGGATACCATACCTATCTGGTCTGCCCTAGGGAACCATTTGCACGCTGCCAGTTGCCTTCGTGCTGCCGCTGCCGAAGCTTCAAAAGTCTGGCATCCGACCGGCGTCATCGTCTCAGTCGTCCGGTAGAGCCACCTCGGCCTAATCAGCCCCGAGCGGCCAACACCACATAACAGCGGTTATTCATCTTCCGACTGAGGAATGACATGAATTGGACGGCGTTGAATCTCGAGCACCAGATAATCATTCAAATGCTGCTCGCACAAATATGGGCAGACACTCGAGCCTATGCAGCGGTCATGCCTCCGGGGGCGCTCGCGGACAACCATACCCAGATGTCACTGGGGTAAGTTTTTTTGTATATTCTTAATTTATCCCTGATCGTCTCATAATTTCTTGATTCCTCgcagtattgggtagagagtctGGCTATGCACCAAAAGTTTACTTTTTGGAGCACGAAGTTAAGCAGTTGCATGCGTCGAGCGGCCAATCATTTGCTTCTCTGCTGCAGCTGGAGCAGATGAATATTGAGATGGCGCAAATAAGGGTTGATCTGGCTAAGAGCGCCGAGCTGCTGGAGACGGAGAAAGGCAAGAGCGCTGAGCAGGTGACACAACTAGCTCATCTTAATAAACAAGCTGCCTCCTTTAAGTTGAAAATCCACTCAGCCAACACCAGAAAGCTCCGGGCCATTGAAGATATGGAGATCAAAAATAAGGAGTTTCGAGTGTTGACCCAAAACTTGAAGGATGTTGAGGCTACCTTGAAGGCTAAGCGGGATGGACGATCGGCCGAGCAGACTGCAGTAAAGGCCCAGCTCGACGCTAAGGATGAAGAGCTGATCAAGCTGAAGGAAGAGCTGGAGGTCTCTCGAGCGCCTATAGAGACTTATCAGGGAGCCGAGTCCAGTAGGTTTGATCTCATGAAGCAAGCCTACATCCGCTCGGATGCTTTTAACGAAAAAGTCGCCAATCGGGCTCTTCATCTATTCGACCTTGCCATCGAAGGGACATTCGGCCAACTTAGAGAAGGCAGCTACCTCCTCGCTGCTCTAGCAAGCAAGGTTATCAGTTAGGACAAGCTAACTGAGTTGTTGCCTGATGATGTCTAGGATTATCTGGAGTAATCTTGCTTGAGCGAATGTTTTTTGTATTGCTTTTCATGCATGTTTATAATCCTTATCGTGTTAATGAATGGTCATCCGTTCAGCGATCTTTTCTTATTCGTTCGTCCCCTTATTTCCATGCGATATCTTTTGGTTTGACTTAAGTATGACTTTATAACCCTCCACTTGGTGATGAGCAGTTGGCAGAACGGTCACCGTATTTTGAAAACTTGGAGCTTTTTTGGGTAGCGCGTGTTCCCGATCAGCCATTTTACTCAATACTATTCCTCAATAAGCCTGAGTTTAAGATCgacgctcgaccattgatgacgaTAGGGGtgtaaggtcgtcgctcgaccgttggcgtagacaagggtttaaggtcgccgctcgatcattGACGTATATagaggtttaaggtcgtcgctcgaccactgATGAAGGCAGggatttaaggtcaccgctcgaccgctaatgaagacaggggtttaaggtcgctgctcgaccgctgACGTAGATAGAGGTTtgaggtcatcgctcgaccgctGACGTAGACAAGgttttaaagtcgccgctcgaccgctgacatagacaagggtttatggtcgccgctcaACTTTTGACTTGGCCTGATCAGCTCAAGAGTctggaaaattttgatttttattcaCGTTGGCCCTGCATCTAAAAGGCATAAGCACATTTATATTTGctcacgcacctctcacccaggcCTATAGGATTGAAGATAACTCGCGCTCCACGACCGCTCGAGTCATCTCCCATTTTCGTCTTCTAAGTAAATAGGCCCCCGAGCGGAGTTTCTGTATGACCTTATAAGGTCCCACTCATGGAGCTTCAAGTTTGATGACATCACCGACTGACTTGATTTTCTTCTATActagatcaccgacctggaaggacctcgaGATCACCCTCctattgtagttctgcttcatctgcTGTTGGTAAGCCATTAGCCGAATGACCGCTTTTTCTCgcacttcatccaccaagtcgaacTCCATTAACCTTCGCTCGCCATTTCCCTCATCGTAGAGTCGTACCCAGTCGAATTCTACTCCAATCTCTACAGGAATCATCGCTTCTTCTCCGTACACCAGTTGGAATAGTATTACGCTAGTCGACTCCTTTGGAGTTGTGCGAAGTTCccacaagacacttgagagctcgTTGACCCAACTACCTCCTGCGTGGTCTAGCCGAGTTCGTAAATCTCTGAGGATCTCTAGGTTTGTGACCTCTGCCTGGTCGTTACTCTAGGGGTAGGCAactgaggtgaaggcctgctggatgCCATAGCCCTCGCACAACTCCTTGAGTTTCTGATCCACGAACTACCTCCCGTTATCCGAGACGAGACGACTAGGGATGCCGAATCGACAGAGGATGTTTTTCCAGATGAATTTAATGACCATCTGCTCACTTATTCTTGCTAGCGGcttggcctccacccattttgagaagtagtctaCAACGACGAGCAGAAACCTCCGCTGACCGGTTGCCATGGGGAACGaccccacgatgtccatgccttatttgtcgaacgggcaagatacaGTGGATGACTTCATTTCTTCGGTCGGCCAGTGTGAAAcattgtgatacttttggcaggacaAGCATGTGACTGTCGTCCTAACGGCACCCTCTtggagagttggccagaagtatccagtcAGGAGAATCTTTCGAGTTAGTGAATGGCCGCTCGGATGGCTCCCGCAagagccttggtgtacttcttgcaaGATGTACGCTGCGTCCTCTGAtccaacacacttgagcaaaggccTAGAGAAGACTCTTTTGTACAGTTGTTCTCCGACCAATGTAAACCGTCCGACCCTCTTATTTAAAAGGCGTGTCGCTTCCTGGTTAACCGGCGTACTTTCCGATCGGAGAAATTCGATTAACGGTGTTCTCCAGTCGCACGGAAAGATAACTTTATCCATCTGATCAATATGCGCCACCAAAGAAATCTATTTGATCGGTTGACTGATCACAACCGGTGATAaggaactagctaacttagccgGTTCATTTACTGCTTGATTGTCCGATTGGGGAATCTTCTGGACAGTGacttcttgaaaatttatttttagccTCTCAAAGGATtctacatataacttgagtcggggTTGCTAATCTCGAACACCCCTGCCAACTATTGGACCACCAACTAGGAATCTGAGTGAATGAGGACCTTTATGGCTCCTACATGACTCGCTGCTTGTAAGCTGACTATCAAGACTTCATACTCGACCTCATTGTTAGTGGCGCGATAATCTAACTGGAAGAAAAGTTACATTCGGTCTTTTTTTGGAGAAATGAGTAGGATGCTGATCCCGCTGCCTTGTCGGGTGGAAGAACCATCAACATATATTCTCTAAGTTGCTACTAGCTCGTCGCTCTAGATTTTTGTGATGAAGTCAGCTAAGGCATGAGCTTTTATCGCTGTTCGGGGTTGGTACtgaatgtcgaactcacttagTTCAGTGGTCTACTTGATCAGCCGACCGAATGcttctgggttgaggaggactcttcccaaggtATTGTTGGTCATCACAATGATTGGATGAGAGAGGAAGTATGGGCGGAGTCTCCGAGCAGCTAGTACCAAAGCGTAAGCTAATTTTTCCAGATCAGTGTATCGGGATTcagcgtctttcaatatatgacttaaaaataCACGGCTATTGCTCTTGCCCATTCTTCTTAACTAATGACGAGCCAACCGCATTTTTGGTGGATGACAGATAAATTCATAGCGACTCTCCTGCACTCGGCTTAGCTAATATAGACAAGGAGGTGAGATAATCTTTGAGTTATTCGAACGCCCAGTCGCACTccgcatcccactggaatttagtcGCCCGACACAgcaccttgaagaatggtagTCTCCGGTCGGAtgatttggatatgaatctggacagagcggtaATACGCTCGGTCAGCCTTTGGGCTTCCTTCAAGTTGCATAGtggtggcatatcttgtagagccttGACCTTGCTTGGATTTACCTCAATCCCCTGCTCGGtgactatatatcccaagaattAGCCACTTTTGGCACTGAATAGACACTTGTACAggttcagctttattccataaGCCCTCAGAGTTTGACAGGTCTTCTTGATGTCTGTGCAAAAATCAATAgctcttggagattttattagtatgtcgtcgacatatacctctatgTTTCAAACGGTCTGctttcggaacaccttgttcatgagtctTTGGTAGGTGGCGCtggcgttctttagtccgaacgacatgacgttgtagcagaatGTTCTGTCGACCATgataaagctgaccttttcttgatcttctcgggcgagtgcACTTGGTGATAACCTTGGTATACGTCGAGCATACAAATCAGCTCGCAGTCGGCCGTAGAGTCTACCATCTAGTCTATCTGAGGCAGCCGATAGAAATCCTTCGGACATACTTTATTCAGGTCACGGAAGTCTATGCAGACCCTTCATTTATTGTCCTGCTTGGGGACCAATACGATATTAGCAAGCCAACTCAGAAATTGTACCTCCTGTATGTGACCGGCCTCCAGCAATTTATCTATTTTCACTCGGATGACCAAGTTCTGCTCTGCtctgaagtcccttttctttttttttactggccgagcgtctagTTGGACATGTAGCTCATGTTGAGCCACACTCGGTGAAATATTGAAAAGCTAGTGTGTCGTCCAAGCGAATACATCATGATTTTGTCTGAGACAAGCTACCAGTTTCGACTTTCTCTCGTCCTCCAGATCGGCAGCAATGAAGGTAGTTGCTTTTGGGCGGTcaggatggatctgaacttcttctttttcttcatagaccagAGTGGGGGTTTTTCAATGATGGCATTCACCTCCAAGCGAGGGGTCTTCCGAGCGGCTCATGCTTCCATTCTTACCATCTCAATGTAACAACACGAGCGGCCAACTGATCTCCTTAGACTTCGCCTACTTTATCGTCCACCGGAAATTTGATCTTCTGCATGTAGATCGGCACTAACGCTCGAAACTCATTGAGTGTCGGTCGGCTCAAAATAACGTTGTAGGCTGAGGGCGCATCTACTACTATGAAATTTGTGGTCCGTTTCCACTTCAGGGGCTCTTTTCCGAATGAGATGACTAACTTGATCTGGTCGATCGATAACATTTCGTTGCCTGTGAAGCCGTAGAGCGGAGTCGTCATTGACAACAGTTCACTCCAGTCAATTTGCAATTAATCGAATGTCTTCCGGTATATAATATTTACTGAGCTCCCTATATCAATAAAAGTATGATGGACTGTATAATTAGAGATTACCGCCTGGATGATTAATGCATCGTCATGGAGGACTTCCACTCCTTCCAAATTCTTAGGGTCGAAGCTAATCTCGGGTCCCTCAGCTTTTTCCTTGATACAGTCAACAACATGTATCTCGAGCCGCCGAGCATACAActttcttgctcggttagaaTTTTCGTCGGTCGACCCTCCAGCAATCATCCCTATCTCCCCTCGAGCGACATTATTCCTGTTCTCTTCTTCTCTTACGGGCagttttgtaacgcccgaaaattctcaaaactatattagaaatattctataattattctggaatttttagatatttttccggaatttttaggatagcgaaagtagcaaaaataaatagaaaacgaaaatagcctacgcgggaattgaacccgagacctagcgaaccctatgacttatagatagctttagtaaaccaagtgaacccagcagggccgtgctgaaagaaaagggaggcaattaaatttatattagagttgggtgaaattacccacttaatataaataagaaattgttaAGTGAGGGTTTTATTTTTAATCGGCAACCTCtctttcctcaccctagccacgccgcacctctccctcttcttcttcctctcggcgccaatcctagggctccctccctagggccccaaggtcatcttccggtgacaactctggcacgaggacgctcttcttcgcgaggggaacgcatagacgcgagaagatcgtcgaaaggatcgtctccaccggaatcctagcgattataatcgtaagaaattacgaacaggaggtaagaaa
This region of Zingiber officinale cultivar Zhangliang chromosome 9A, Zo_v1.1, whole genome shotgun sequence genomic DNA includes:
- the LOC122019042 gene encoding uncharacterized protein LOC122019042, whose protein sequence is MDIVGSFPMATGQRRFLLVVVDYFSKWVEAKPLARISEQMSNDQAEVTNLEILRDLRTRLDHAGGSWVNELSSVLWELRTTPKESTSVILFQLVYGEEAMIPVEIGVEFDWVRLYDEGNGERRLMEFDLVDEVREKAVIRLMAYQQQMKQNYNRRVISRSFQVGDLV